One genomic window of Motacilla alba alba isolate MOTALB_02 chromosome 1, Motacilla_alba_V1.0_pri, whole genome shotgun sequence includes the following:
- the MFAP5 gene encoding microfibrillar-associated protein 5 isoform X1 — protein sequence MRVWAAAPRSPPSFHMHDDTISLHLAGFLVFFVLFFFPFFFPFSQKLYFEDKQKENVFWVWLHVIYPIAKVGGRRRGKTERLLLKGVEAEGCRMKISGTCILFCVLTLFLSPADWFPWMVNGQELETATGGVTPDSSGAAATPPVLLPPVQSDSETTTASSDCREEKFPCTRLYSVHKPVKQCISYLCVTSVRRMYVINKEVCTRIICKENEVMQDEICRQLAGLPPRRLRRSGQPLPLPCRQLLEQQRRPDAL from the exons ATGAGGGtgtgggctgctgctcctcgcTCCCCCCCTTCATTCCACATGCATGATGATACCATATCCCTCCATCTCGCTGgcttcttggttttttttgttttgtttttttttcctttttttttccccttttcccagaaattgtattttgaaGACAAGCAAAAGGAGAACGTGTTCTGGGTGTGGCTGCATGTGATTTACCCAATAGCCAAAGTGGGGGGGCGCCGAAGGGGAAAAACAGAGCGTCTGCTGCTGAAGGGAGTGGAAGCTGAGGGCTGCA GGATGAAGATCTCTGGAACCTGTATACTGTTTTGTGTCTTAACACTCTTCTTGTCCCCAGCTG ACTGGTTTCCATGGATGGTCAATGGGCAAGAACTGGAAACTGCAACTG gtggAGTTACCCCTGACAGCTCTG GTGCAGCTGCCACACCACCTGTGCTTCTTCCTCCTG TTCAGTCTGACAGCGAAACAACAACGGCTTCATCAG ACTGCCGTGAGGAAAAGTTCCCTTGCACGCGCCTGTACTCTGTTCACAAGCCAGTAAAGCAGTGTATCAGCTACCTCTGTGTTACAAG TGTGCGTCGCATGTACGTAATAAACAAGGAGGTGTGCACTCGCATTATCTGCAAGGAGAATGAGGTCATGCAAG ATGAGATCTGTCGCCAGCTGGCTGGCCTTCCTCCTCGACGTCTCCGCCGATccgggcagcccctgcctctCCCTTGCAgacagctcctggagcagcagcgcAGGCCTGATGCCCTGTGA
- the MFAP5 gene encoding microfibrillar-associated protein 5 isoform X2 produces the protein MRVWAAAPRSPPSFHMHDDTISLHLAGFLVFFVLFFFPFFFPFSQKLYFEDKQKENVFWVWLHVIYPIAKVGGRRRGKTERLLLKGVEAEGCRMKISGTCILFCVLTLFLSPADWFPWMVNGQELETATGAAATPPVLLPPVQSDSETTTASSDCREEKFPCTRLYSVHKPVKQCISYLCVTSVRRMYVINKEVCTRIICKENEVMQDEICRQLAGLPPRRLRRSGQPLPLPCRQLLEQQRRPDAL, from the exons ATGAGGGtgtgggctgctgctcctcgcTCCCCCCCTTCATTCCACATGCATGATGATACCATATCCCTCCATCTCGCTGgcttcttggttttttttgttttgtttttttttcctttttttttccccttttcccagaaattgtattttgaaGACAAGCAAAAGGAGAACGTGTTCTGGGTGTGGCTGCATGTGATTTACCCAATAGCCAAAGTGGGGGGGCGCCGAAGGGGAAAAACAGAGCGTCTGCTGCTGAAGGGAGTGGAAGCTGAGGGCTGCA GGATGAAGATCTCTGGAACCTGTATACTGTTTTGTGTCTTAACACTCTTCTTGTCCCCAGCTG ACTGGTTTCCATGGATGGTCAATGGGCAAGAACTGGAAACTGCAACTG GTGCAGCTGCCACACCACCTGTGCTTCTTCCTCCTG TTCAGTCTGACAGCGAAACAACAACGGCTTCATCAG ACTGCCGTGAGGAAAAGTTCCCTTGCACGCGCCTGTACTCTGTTCACAAGCCAGTAAAGCAGTGTATCAGCTACCTCTGTGTTACAAG TGTGCGTCGCATGTACGTAATAAACAAGGAGGTGTGCACTCGCATTATCTGCAAGGAGAATGAGGTCATGCAAG ATGAGATCTGTCGCCAGCTGGCTGGCCTTCCTCCTCGACGTCTCCGCCGATccgggcagcccctgcctctCCCTTGCAgacagctcctggagcagcagcgcAGGCCTGATGCCCTGTGA